Proteins encoded together in one Myxocyprinus asiaticus isolate MX2 ecotype Aquarium Trade chromosome 9, UBuf_Myxa_2, whole genome shotgun sequence window:
- the LOC127446173 gene encoding B-cell lymphoma 6 protein homolog isoform X1, producing MIKCAIKSLSGSVCVCVCVCVLVLISESLSLNQPIILQLIKAAQRTTMPNLDKSIGSVWGGKKCMEVLNVEVFYHKCTEILILSTTAQQMLLLCQGMNGSREDGPAPPSWSHKRSYPDLEKMACAADSCIQFTRHASDVLLNLNRLRSRDIITDVTILVNRQQFRAHKTVLMACSGLFYSIFTDSHKCNLNVISLDPKVDPEGFAILLEFMYTSRLTLKESLIMAIMNTAIYLQMDHVVDTCHRFIKSSDSSIKLPREDFLVSPLLLPQDVHSYRPHEVVDNISGRAATFRDGRPYGVCMFNGVSAPNSSYLYSQFHMQGFPFPLCKLTDTKNSFSDFSKGGIIHHKHCSPADGNNTVLSDFTHNTTSGSANAFHTGLYSPRELGRDEEMKRETLEGVVQSIGMSSRKHGFSSLAQEQQRETDKEQSSPAEEHLSHQHYSMGMSSNGRKGLMSSPQSPLKSDCQPNSPTESSSSKNAALAQASQPLTSQGTQDPKARNWKKYKFIVLNQSSKEEETNPRDPGMHSPQRPCLSAFLHHTDSEHPDSKATTKISEPGEDFTVPQASRLNNIINSRTLEGSQRNEVSRSSLYRSHLKCSSCGSQSPQHSVCPNTSSSRLAEEMSEMHSEYSDSSCENGTYFCNECDSKFAEEEALKRHTLQVHSDKPYKCDRCQAAFRYKGNLASHKTVHTGEKPYRCNICGAQFNRPANLKTHTRIHSGEKPYKCETCGARFVQVAHLRAHVLIHTGEKPYPCEICGTRFRHLQTLKSHLRIHTGEKPYHCEKCNLHFRHKSQLRLHLRQKHGAITNTKIQYRMSSTDLPTDLTKAC from the exons ATGATAAAGTGTGCGATTAAGTCATTGTCaggttcagtgtgtgtgtgtgtgtgtgtgtgtgtgttggtgttgaTATCTGAATCTTTATCCCTAAATCAGCCAATTATTCTGCAACTTATTAAGGCAGCACAAAGGACAACAATGCCAAATCTAGACAAAAGCATTGGATCTGtttgggggggaaaaaaatgcatggaagtttTAAACGTGGAGGTCTTTTATCACAAGTGCACTGAAATTCTTATCCTTTCCACCACAGCCCAACAGATGCTCCTCCTGTGTCAGGGTATGAATGGCTCAAGGGAGGACGGACCAGCTCCCCCCAGCTGGAGCCACAAACGAAGTTACCCAG ATCTTGAAAAAATGGCTTGTGCAGCCGACAGCTGCATCCAATTCACGCGTCATGCAAGTGATGTTCTGCTCAACCTGAACCGACTGCGCAGCAGAGATATCATCACAGATGTCACGATTCTGGTCAACAGACAACAGTTTCGAGCACACAAAACCGTCCTTATGGCATGCAG TGGGCTCTTCTACTCAATTTTCACAGACTCCCACAAATGTAACCTGAACGTCATCAGTCTGGACCCGAAGGTTGACCCAGAGGGCTTCGCAATACTTCTGGAGTTTATGTACACTTCACGTCTCACACTGAAGGAGAGCCTCATCATGGCCATCATGAACACCGCCATCTACTTGCAGATGGACCACGTTGTTGACACCTGCCACAGATTCATAAAGTCCAG TGACTCCTCCATCAAACTGCCCAGAGAGGATTTTTTGGTTAGCCCTCTGCTTTTACCTCAAGATGTTCACAGTTACAGACCCCATGAGGTGGTGGATAACATATCTGGACGGGCAGCAACTTTCAGAGATGGGAGACCCTATGGTGTCTGCATGTTTAATGGGGTCAGTGCTCCTAACAGCTCATACCTTTATAGCCAGTTTCACATGCAAGGTTTCCCCTTTCCTCTTTGCAAGCTGACGGACACCAAAAACTCATTCTCAGACTTCTCAAAAGGGGGCATCATCCATCACAAACACTGCTCACCAGCTGATGGAAACAACACTGTGCTGTCTGACTTCACACACAACACCACCAGTGGAAGCGCAAATGCTTTCCACACTGGCTTGTACTCCCCTAGAGAGCTTGGAAGAGATGAGGAAATGAAGCGGGAGACGTTGGAGGGAGTTGTCCAATCAATCGGCATGAGCTCCAGAAAGCACGGCTTTAGCAGCCTGGCCCAGGAGCAGCAAAGGGAGACTGACAAAGAGCAGAGTTCCCCGGCAGAGGAACATTTGAGCCACCAACACTACTCTATGGGCATGTCCTCCAATGGGCGCAAAGGCTTGATGAGCAGCCCCCAGAGTCCGCTCAAATCAGACTGTCAGCCAAATTCTCCAACAGAGTCCAGCAGCAGCAAAAATGCTGCCCTCGCACAGGCCTCGCAACCTCTGACCTCTCAAGGTACACAAGACCCTAAAGCTCGCAACTGGAAGAAATACAAGTTCATTGTGCTCAATCAGAGCTCCAAGGAAGAGGAAACCAATCCTCGTGATCCTGGAATGCACTCCCCACAAAGGCCATGCTTGTCTGCTTTCCTTCACCATACTGACTCTGAACATCCAGACTCAAAGGCAACGACAAAGATTAGTGAACCAGGCGAGGACTTCACTGTGCCTCAGGCCAGTCGTCTCAATAACATAATCAACAG CAGAACTCTGGAGGGATCACAGAGGAACGAAGTCAGCCGCTCTTCTCTGTATAGGAGCCACTTAAAATGTTCGTCCTGTGGATCCCAGTCTCCACAACACTCCGTGTGTCCGAACACGTCTTCCTCGCGGTTGGCTGAGGAGATGTCTGAGATGCACTCGGAGTACTCTGATTCCAGTTGTG AAAACGGAACATACTTCTGTAATGAATGCGACTCAAAGTTTGCAGAGGAGGAAGCCTTGAAACGCCACACGCTTCAGGTCCACAGTGACAAGCCATACAAATGTGATCGTTGCCAAGCAGCATTCCGCTACAAGGGAAACCTTGCCAGTCACAAAACAGTTCACACCG GAGAGAAACCGTATAGATGCAATATCTGTGGGGCTCAGTTCAACAGACCAGCTAACCTCAAAACCCACACACGAATTCACTCAGGAGAAAAGCCATACAAGTGTGAGACATGTGGAGCTAGATTTGTGCAG GTTGCTCACCTTCGTGCTCATGTTCTGATTCATACCGGAGAGAAGCCATACCCATGTGAAATCTGTGGCACACGTTTTCGCCATCTGCAGACACTTAAGAGTCACTTGCGAATACACACAGGAGAAAAGCCCTATCAT TGTGAAAAATGCAATTTGCATTTTCGCCACAAGAGTCAGCTTCGGTTACACCTCCGTCAGAAGCACGGAGCAATCACCAACACCAAGATCCAATATCGCATGTCTTCAACAGACCTACCGACGGACTTGACAAAGGCATGCTGA
- the LOC127446173 gene encoding B-cell lymphoma 6 protein homolog isoform X2 gives MIKCAIKSLSGSVCVCVCVCVLVLISESLSLNQPIILQLIKAAQRTTMPNLDKSIGSVWGGKKCMEVLNVEVFYHKCTEILILSTTAQQMLLLCQGMNGSREDGPAPPSWSHKRSYPDLEKMACAADSCIQFTRHASDVLLNLNRLRSRDIITDVTILVNRQQFRAHKTVLMACSGLFYSIFTDSHKCNLNVISLDPKVDPEGFAILLEFMYTSRLTLKESLIMAIMNTAIYLQMDHVVDTCHRFIKSSDSSIKLPREDFLVSPLLLPQDVHSYRPHEVVDNISGRAATFRDGRPYGVCMFNGVSAPNSSYLYSQFHMQGFPFPLCKLTDTKNSFSDFSKGGIIHHKHCSPADGNNTVLSDFTHNTTSGSANAFHTGLYSPRELGRDEEMKRETLEGVVQSIGMSSRKHGFSSLAQEQQRETDKEQSSPAEEHLSHQHYSMGMSSNGRKGLMSSPQSPLKSDCQPNSPTESSSSKNAALAQASQPLTSQGTQDPKARNWKKYKFIVLNQSSKEEETNPRDPGMHSPQRPCLSAFLHHTDSEHPDSKATTKISEPGEDFTVPQASRLNNIINRTLEGSQRNEVSRSSLYRSHLKCSSCGSQSPQHSVCPNTSSSRLAEEMSEMHSEYSDSSCENGTYFCNECDSKFAEEEALKRHTLQVHSDKPYKCDRCQAAFRYKGNLASHKTVHTGEKPYRCNICGAQFNRPANLKTHTRIHSGEKPYKCETCGARFVQVAHLRAHVLIHTGEKPYPCEICGTRFRHLQTLKSHLRIHTGEKPYHCEKCNLHFRHKSQLRLHLRQKHGAITNTKIQYRMSSTDLPTDLTKAC, from the exons ATGATAAAGTGTGCGATTAAGTCATTGTCaggttcagtgtgtgtgtgtgtgtgtgtgtgtgtgttggtgttgaTATCTGAATCTTTATCCCTAAATCAGCCAATTATTCTGCAACTTATTAAGGCAGCACAAAGGACAACAATGCCAAATCTAGACAAAAGCATTGGATCTGtttgggggggaaaaaaatgcatggaagtttTAAACGTGGAGGTCTTTTATCACAAGTGCACTGAAATTCTTATCCTTTCCACCACAGCCCAACAGATGCTCCTCCTGTGTCAGGGTATGAATGGCTCAAGGGAGGACGGACCAGCTCCCCCCAGCTGGAGCCACAAACGAAGTTACCCAG ATCTTGAAAAAATGGCTTGTGCAGCCGACAGCTGCATCCAATTCACGCGTCATGCAAGTGATGTTCTGCTCAACCTGAACCGACTGCGCAGCAGAGATATCATCACAGATGTCACGATTCTGGTCAACAGACAACAGTTTCGAGCACACAAAACCGTCCTTATGGCATGCAG TGGGCTCTTCTACTCAATTTTCACAGACTCCCACAAATGTAACCTGAACGTCATCAGTCTGGACCCGAAGGTTGACCCAGAGGGCTTCGCAATACTTCTGGAGTTTATGTACACTTCACGTCTCACACTGAAGGAGAGCCTCATCATGGCCATCATGAACACCGCCATCTACTTGCAGATGGACCACGTTGTTGACACCTGCCACAGATTCATAAAGTCCAG TGACTCCTCCATCAAACTGCCCAGAGAGGATTTTTTGGTTAGCCCTCTGCTTTTACCTCAAGATGTTCACAGTTACAGACCCCATGAGGTGGTGGATAACATATCTGGACGGGCAGCAACTTTCAGAGATGGGAGACCCTATGGTGTCTGCATGTTTAATGGGGTCAGTGCTCCTAACAGCTCATACCTTTATAGCCAGTTTCACATGCAAGGTTTCCCCTTTCCTCTTTGCAAGCTGACGGACACCAAAAACTCATTCTCAGACTTCTCAAAAGGGGGCATCATCCATCACAAACACTGCTCACCAGCTGATGGAAACAACACTGTGCTGTCTGACTTCACACACAACACCACCAGTGGAAGCGCAAATGCTTTCCACACTGGCTTGTACTCCCCTAGAGAGCTTGGAAGAGATGAGGAAATGAAGCGGGAGACGTTGGAGGGAGTTGTCCAATCAATCGGCATGAGCTCCAGAAAGCACGGCTTTAGCAGCCTGGCCCAGGAGCAGCAAAGGGAGACTGACAAAGAGCAGAGTTCCCCGGCAGAGGAACATTTGAGCCACCAACACTACTCTATGGGCATGTCCTCCAATGGGCGCAAAGGCTTGATGAGCAGCCCCCAGAGTCCGCTCAAATCAGACTGTCAGCCAAATTCTCCAACAGAGTCCAGCAGCAGCAAAAATGCTGCCCTCGCACAGGCCTCGCAACCTCTGACCTCTCAAGGTACACAAGACCCTAAAGCTCGCAACTGGAAGAAATACAAGTTCATTGTGCTCAATCAGAGCTCCAAGGAAGAGGAAACCAATCCTCGTGATCCTGGAATGCACTCCCCACAAAGGCCATGCTTGTCTGCTTTCCTTCACCATACTGACTCTGAACATCCAGACTCAAAGGCAACGACAAAGATTAGTGAACCAGGCGAGGACTTCACTGTGCCTCAGGCCAGTCGTCTCAATAACATAATCAACAG AACTCTGGAGGGATCACAGAGGAACGAAGTCAGCCGCTCTTCTCTGTATAGGAGCCACTTAAAATGTTCGTCCTGTGGATCCCAGTCTCCACAACACTCCGTGTGTCCGAACACGTCTTCCTCGCGGTTGGCTGAGGAGATGTCTGAGATGCACTCGGAGTACTCTGATTCCAGTTGTG AAAACGGAACATACTTCTGTAATGAATGCGACTCAAAGTTTGCAGAGGAGGAAGCCTTGAAACGCCACACGCTTCAGGTCCACAGTGACAAGCCATACAAATGTGATCGTTGCCAAGCAGCATTCCGCTACAAGGGAAACCTTGCCAGTCACAAAACAGTTCACACCG GAGAGAAACCGTATAGATGCAATATCTGTGGGGCTCAGTTCAACAGACCAGCTAACCTCAAAACCCACACACGAATTCACTCAGGAGAAAAGCCATACAAGTGTGAGACATGTGGAGCTAGATTTGTGCAG GTTGCTCACCTTCGTGCTCATGTTCTGATTCATACCGGAGAGAAGCCATACCCATGTGAAATCTGTGGCACACGTTTTCGCCATCTGCAGACACTTAAGAGTCACTTGCGAATACACACAGGAGAAAAGCCCTATCAT TGTGAAAAATGCAATTTGCATTTTCGCCACAAGAGTCAGCTTCGGTTACACCTCCGTCAGAAGCACGGAGCAATCACCAACACCAAGATCCAATATCGCATGTCTTCAACAGACCTACCGACGGACTTGACAAAGGCATGCTGA
- the LOC127446173 gene encoding B-cell lymphoma 6 protein homolog isoform X3, whose translation MPHSMQQKHAQQMLLLCQGMNGSREDGPAPPSWSHKRSYPDLEKMACAADSCIQFTRHASDVLLNLNRLRSRDIITDVTILVNRQQFRAHKTVLMACSGLFYSIFTDSHKCNLNVISLDPKVDPEGFAILLEFMYTSRLTLKESLIMAIMNTAIYLQMDHVVDTCHRFIKSSDSSIKLPREDFLVSPLLLPQDVHSYRPHEVVDNISGRAATFRDGRPYGVCMFNGVSAPNSSYLYSQFHMQGFPFPLCKLTDTKNSFSDFSKGGIIHHKHCSPADGNNTVLSDFTHNTTSGSANAFHTGLYSPRELGRDEEMKRETLEGVVQSIGMSSRKHGFSSLAQEQQRETDKEQSSPAEEHLSHQHYSMGMSSNGRKGLMSSPQSPLKSDCQPNSPTESSSSKNAALAQASQPLTSQGTQDPKARNWKKYKFIVLNQSSKEEETNPRDPGMHSPQRPCLSAFLHHTDSEHPDSKATTKISEPGEDFTVPQASRLNNIINSRTLEGSQRNEVSRSSLYRSHLKCSSCGSQSPQHSVCPNTSSSRLAEEMSEMHSEYSDSSCENGTYFCNECDSKFAEEEALKRHTLQVHSDKPYKCDRCQAAFRYKGNLASHKTVHTGEKPYRCNICGAQFNRPANLKTHTRIHSGEKPYKCETCGARFVQVAHLRAHVLIHTGEKPYPCEICGTRFRHLQTLKSHLRIHTGEKPYHCEKCNLHFRHKSQLRLHLRQKHGAITNTKIQYRMSSTDLPTDLTKAC comes from the exons CCCAACAGATGCTCCTCCTGTGTCAGGGTATGAATGGCTCAAGGGAGGACGGACCAGCTCCCCCCAGCTGGAGCCACAAACGAAGTTACCCAG ATCTTGAAAAAATGGCTTGTGCAGCCGACAGCTGCATCCAATTCACGCGTCATGCAAGTGATGTTCTGCTCAACCTGAACCGACTGCGCAGCAGAGATATCATCACAGATGTCACGATTCTGGTCAACAGACAACAGTTTCGAGCACACAAAACCGTCCTTATGGCATGCAG TGGGCTCTTCTACTCAATTTTCACAGACTCCCACAAATGTAACCTGAACGTCATCAGTCTGGACCCGAAGGTTGACCCAGAGGGCTTCGCAATACTTCTGGAGTTTATGTACACTTCACGTCTCACACTGAAGGAGAGCCTCATCATGGCCATCATGAACACCGCCATCTACTTGCAGATGGACCACGTTGTTGACACCTGCCACAGATTCATAAAGTCCAG TGACTCCTCCATCAAACTGCCCAGAGAGGATTTTTTGGTTAGCCCTCTGCTTTTACCTCAAGATGTTCACAGTTACAGACCCCATGAGGTGGTGGATAACATATCTGGACGGGCAGCAACTTTCAGAGATGGGAGACCCTATGGTGTCTGCATGTTTAATGGGGTCAGTGCTCCTAACAGCTCATACCTTTATAGCCAGTTTCACATGCAAGGTTTCCCCTTTCCTCTTTGCAAGCTGACGGACACCAAAAACTCATTCTCAGACTTCTCAAAAGGGGGCATCATCCATCACAAACACTGCTCACCAGCTGATGGAAACAACACTGTGCTGTCTGACTTCACACACAACACCACCAGTGGAAGCGCAAATGCTTTCCACACTGGCTTGTACTCCCCTAGAGAGCTTGGAAGAGATGAGGAAATGAAGCGGGAGACGTTGGAGGGAGTTGTCCAATCAATCGGCATGAGCTCCAGAAAGCACGGCTTTAGCAGCCTGGCCCAGGAGCAGCAAAGGGAGACTGACAAAGAGCAGAGTTCCCCGGCAGAGGAACATTTGAGCCACCAACACTACTCTATGGGCATGTCCTCCAATGGGCGCAAAGGCTTGATGAGCAGCCCCCAGAGTCCGCTCAAATCAGACTGTCAGCCAAATTCTCCAACAGAGTCCAGCAGCAGCAAAAATGCTGCCCTCGCACAGGCCTCGCAACCTCTGACCTCTCAAGGTACACAAGACCCTAAAGCTCGCAACTGGAAGAAATACAAGTTCATTGTGCTCAATCAGAGCTCCAAGGAAGAGGAAACCAATCCTCGTGATCCTGGAATGCACTCCCCACAAAGGCCATGCTTGTCTGCTTTCCTTCACCATACTGACTCTGAACATCCAGACTCAAAGGCAACGACAAAGATTAGTGAACCAGGCGAGGACTTCACTGTGCCTCAGGCCAGTCGTCTCAATAACATAATCAACAG CAGAACTCTGGAGGGATCACAGAGGAACGAAGTCAGCCGCTCTTCTCTGTATAGGAGCCACTTAAAATGTTCGTCCTGTGGATCCCAGTCTCCACAACACTCCGTGTGTCCGAACACGTCTTCCTCGCGGTTGGCTGAGGAGATGTCTGAGATGCACTCGGAGTACTCTGATTCCAGTTGTG AAAACGGAACATACTTCTGTAATGAATGCGACTCAAAGTTTGCAGAGGAGGAAGCCTTGAAACGCCACACGCTTCAGGTCCACAGTGACAAGCCATACAAATGTGATCGTTGCCAAGCAGCATTCCGCTACAAGGGAAACCTTGCCAGTCACAAAACAGTTCACACCG GAGAGAAACCGTATAGATGCAATATCTGTGGGGCTCAGTTCAACAGACCAGCTAACCTCAAAACCCACACACGAATTCACTCAGGAGAAAAGCCATACAAGTGTGAGACATGTGGAGCTAGATTTGTGCAG GTTGCTCACCTTCGTGCTCATGTTCTGATTCATACCGGAGAGAAGCCATACCCATGTGAAATCTGTGGCACACGTTTTCGCCATCTGCAGACACTTAAGAGTCACTTGCGAATACACACAGGAGAAAAGCCCTATCAT TGTGAAAAATGCAATTTGCATTTTCGCCACAAGAGTCAGCTTCGGTTACACCTCCGTCAGAAGCACGGAGCAATCACCAACACCAAGATCCAATATCGCATGTCTTCAACAGACCTACCGACGGACTTGACAAAGGCATGCTGA
- the LOC127446173 gene encoding B-cell lymphoma 6 protein homolog isoform X4: MQEVSRKALPDLEKMACAADSCIQFTRHASDVLLNLNRLRSRDIITDVTILVNRQQFRAHKTVLMACSGLFYSIFTDSHKCNLNVISLDPKVDPEGFAILLEFMYTSRLTLKESLIMAIMNTAIYLQMDHVVDTCHRFIKSSDSSIKLPREDFLVSPLLLPQDVHSYRPHEVVDNISGRAATFRDGRPYGVCMFNGVSAPNSSYLYSQFHMQGFPFPLCKLTDTKNSFSDFSKGGIIHHKHCSPADGNNTVLSDFTHNTTSGSANAFHTGLYSPRELGRDEEMKRETLEGVVQSIGMSSRKHGFSSLAQEQQRETDKEQSSPAEEHLSHQHYSMGMSSNGRKGLMSSPQSPLKSDCQPNSPTESSSSKNAALAQASQPLTSQGTQDPKARNWKKYKFIVLNQSSKEEETNPRDPGMHSPQRPCLSAFLHHTDSEHPDSKATTKISEPGEDFTVPQASRLNNIINSRTLEGSQRNEVSRSSLYRSHLKCSSCGSQSPQHSVCPNTSSSRLAEEMSEMHSEYSDSSCENGTYFCNECDSKFAEEEALKRHTLQVHSDKPYKCDRCQAAFRYKGNLASHKTVHTGEKPYRCNICGAQFNRPANLKTHTRIHSGEKPYKCETCGARFVQVAHLRAHVLIHTGEKPYPCEICGTRFRHLQTLKSHLRIHTGEKPYHCEKCNLHFRHKSQLRLHLRQKHGAITNTKIQYRMSSTDLPTDLTKAC, encoded by the exons ATGCAAGAAGTTTCTAGGAAAGCACTaccag ATCTTGAAAAAATGGCTTGTGCAGCCGACAGCTGCATCCAATTCACGCGTCATGCAAGTGATGTTCTGCTCAACCTGAACCGACTGCGCAGCAGAGATATCATCACAGATGTCACGATTCTGGTCAACAGACAACAGTTTCGAGCACACAAAACCGTCCTTATGGCATGCAG TGGGCTCTTCTACTCAATTTTCACAGACTCCCACAAATGTAACCTGAACGTCATCAGTCTGGACCCGAAGGTTGACCCAGAGGGCTTCGCAATACTTCTGGAGTTTATGTACACTTCACGTCTCACACTGAAGGAGAGCCTCATCATGGCCATCATGAACACCGCCATCTACTTGCAGATGGACCACGTTGTTGACACCTGCCACAGATTCATAAAGTCCAG TGACTCCTCCATCAAACTGCCCAGAGAGGATTTTTTGGTTAGCCCTCTGCTTTTACCTCAAGATGTTCACAGTTACAGACCCCATGAGGTGGTGGATAACATATCTGGACGGGCAGCAACTTTCAGAGATGGGAGACCCTATGGTGTCTGCATGTTTAATGGGGTCAGTGCTCCTAACAGCTCATACCTTTATAGCCAGTTTCACATGCAAGGTTTCCCCTTTCCTCTTTGCAAGCTGACGGACACCAAAAACTCATTCTCAGACTTCTCAAAAGGGGGCATCATCCATCACAAACACTGCTCACCAGCTGATGGAAACAACACTGTGCTGTCTGACTTCACACACAACACCACCAGTGGAAGCGCAAATGCTTTCCACACTGGCTTGTACTCCCCTAGAGAGCTTGGAAGAGATGAGGAAATGAAGCGGGAGACGTTGGAGGGAGTTGTCCAATCAATCGGCATGAGCTCCAGAAAGCACGGCTTTAGCAGCCTGGCCCAGGAGCAGCAAAGGGAGACTGACAAAGAGCAGAGTTCCCCGGCAGAGGAACATTTGAGCCACCAACACTACTCTATGGGCATGTCCTCCAATGGGCGCAAAGGCTTGATGAGCAGCCCCCAGAGTCCGCTCAAATCAGACTGTCAGCCAAATTCTCCAACAGAGTCCAGCAGCAGCAAAAATGCTGCCCTCGCACAGGCCTCGCAACCTCTGACCTCTCAAGGTACACAAGACCCTAAAGCTCGCAACTGGAAGAAATACAAGTTCATTGTGCTCAATCAGAGCTCCAAGGAAGAGGAAACCAATCCTCGTGATCCTGGAATGCACTCCCCACAAAGGCCATGCTTGTCTGCTTTCCTTCACCATACTGACTCTGAACATCCAGACTCAAAGGCAACGACAAAGATTAGTGAACCAGGCGAGGACTTCACTGTGCCTCAGGCCAGTCGTCTCAATAACATAATCAACAG CAGAACTCTGGAGGGATCACAGAGGAACGAAGTCAGCCGCTCTTCTCTGTATAGGAGCCACTTAAAATGTTCGTCCTGTGGATCCCAGTCTCCACAACACTCCGTGTGTCCGAACACGTCTTCCTCGCGGTTGGCTGAGGAGATGTCTGAGATGCACTCGGAGTACTCTGATTCCAGTTGTG AAAACGGAACATACTTCTGTAATGAATGCGACTCAAAGTTTGCAGAGGAGGAAGCCTTGAAACGCCACACGCTTCAGGTCCACAGTGACAAGCCATACAAATGTGATCGTTGCCAAGCAGCATTCCGCTACAAGGGAAACCTTGCCAGTCACAAAACAGTTCACACCG GAGAGAAACCGTATAGATGCAATATCTGTGGGGCTCAGTTCAACAGACCAGCTAACCTCAAAACCCACACACGAATTCACTCAGGAGAAAAGCCATACAAGTGTGAGACATGTGGAGCTAGATTTGTGCAG GTTGCTCACCTTCGTGCTCATGTTCTGATTCATACCGGAGAGAAGCCATACCCATGTGAAATCTGTGGCACACGTTTTCGCCATCTGCAGACACTTAAGAGTCACTTGCGAATACACACAGGAGAAAAGCCCTATCAT TGTGAAAAATGCAATTTGCATTTTCGCCACAAGAGTCAGCTTCGGTTACACCTCCGTCAGAAGCACGGAGCAATCACCAACACCAAGATCCAATATCGCATGTCTTCAACAGACCTACCGACGGACTTGACAAAGGCATGCTGA